The following coding sequences are from one Gossypium hirsutum isolate 1008001.06 chromosome A12, Gossypium_hirsutum_v2.1, whole genome shotgun sequence window:
- the LOC107929609 gene encoding probable plastid-lipid-associated protein 14, chloroplastic, with amino-acid sequence MALYGFSMNPCLESVEVRHSNANLSTTLIKPRWSWFNRKSTCSFRKLTKQLKEVRCSSLRKTVSPMESGRNDLIIDTPVSGEEETGHVTRFKMSDFMILDRVSVGLAGRADEVISEAIVKDSASPLYNSRVVLRRLTSARAQRRGRRAIEVLKKLVGRRILYHSYSMQVYGYVSSHKGGSHSSFTLVHGYHGSFSLRHWLRQPDWLPTLEATLALDEESVRRVGDDSVGGPAVSRQLRLTRILLRDLLIGVNYLHCHGIAHTELRLENVHISPVDRHIKVGILGNAADFYEDGPNRSASDSNMDRRQMMIAFDMRCVGFMMAKMVLRELMDPVTFTKFKTFLMKGNDPSCLREFLLPILTRNSATGNIGLQILDRNWGAGWNLLSLLLAVKRSKRISCIDALRHPFLCGPRWRVVPSMDIIRWGLGSTAVRITEEYIYRTAQRDRLAHFIELMEMLNPHSRPKNWLELLPGKWRLLYSTGRHIGLTLRQPPLRVLIGDAYLTIARPSKSNARLSVTSEIGFTSMMGHDWPHNKRGIKGKLQVNSSSSLKAGKRLYLNDMAMEGFSLGQSNSEKSIIEKLSSRKWRKVIPFTELPSSLPVAKLLLDNIEVSMALDETLKQGVDVAINIVQEIRTQIPPEMFELTNIVCGTYVDSRMLVLRGVNGSALIFTRSCVNEEL; translated from the exons ATGGCGTTATATGGATTCTCAATGAATCCATGTTTAGAAAGTGTTGAAGTACGTCACTCCAATGCCAATTTGTCGACAACACTGATTAAACCTAGGTGGTCTTGGTTCAATCGGAAGTCAACTTGCTCTTTTAGGAAATTGACGAAACAATTAAAGGAAGTAAGATGTTCGTCGTTGAGGAAAACTGTTTCGCCGATGGAATCAGGAAggaatgatttgattattgatacACCAGTTTCCGGTGAAGAGGAAACGGGGCATGTTACTAGGTTCAAGATGTCTGATTTTATGATTCTTGATCGTGTTAGCGTTGGGCTTGCAGGCCGG GCAGATGAGGTGATTTCTGAAGCTATAGTGAAGGATTCAGCCAG CCCTTTATATAACTCGAGAGTCGTGCTTCGACGACTTACTAGTGCTCGAGCTCAACGTAGGGGAAGGCGAGCGATAGAG GTATTGAAAAAGCTTGTTGGTCGTAGAATTCTCTACCATTCATATTCCATGCAAGTTTATGGTTATGTTTCATCACATAAAGGTGGTAGTCATAGCTCATTCACTCTGGTCCATGGG TATCATGGTAGCTTTTCGTTAAGACATTGGCTTCGGCAACCCGACTGGCTTCCAACTTTGGAAGCAACTCTTGCATTGGATGAAGAGTCTGTTAGGAGAGTAGGAGATGACTCGGTTGGGGGACCTGCTGTTTCTCGTCAGTTGAGGCTTACTAGAATATTGCTGCGGGACCTCTTAATTGGA GTTAATTACTTGCACTGTCATGGGATTGCGCATACAGAGTTAAGGCTGGAAAATGTACATATAAGCCCGGTTGATAGACATATAAAG GTAGGAATACTAGGAAATGCTGCTGATTTCTATGAGGATGGTCCCAATAGAAGTGCATCAGATAGCAACATGGATAGGAGACAAATGATGATTGCATTTGACATGAG GTGCGTTGGATTTATGATGGCAAAGATGGTGCTAAGAGAGCTCATGGATCCCGTAACCTTTACAAAGTTCAAAACCTTCCTTATGAAG GGAAATGACCCCTCATGCTTGCGTGAATTTCTTCTGCCAATCCTCACTCGGAACTCGGCAACTGGAAATATTGGACTCCAG ATACTTGATAGAAACTGGGGTGCAGGTTGGAACCTTCTATCATTGTTGCTTGCAGTCAAACGTTCTAAAAGAATAAG TTGCATAGATGCTCTTAGGCATCCTTTTTTATGTGGACCAAGATGGCGTGTGGTCCCATCTATGGATATTATTAGATGGGGTCTTGGGTCAACTGCAGTGAGAATCACAGAGGAATATATCTATCGCACAGCTCAG CGTGATAGGCTTGCCCACTTTATTGAATTAATGGAGATGTTGAATCCCCATTCAAGACCAAAG AACTGGCTAGAGCTTTTGCCCGGGAAATGGCGTCTGTTATACTCTACAGGAAGGCACATAGGCTTAACTCTTCGCCAACCTCCTCTCCGTGTCCTCATTGGCGATGCATACCTAACAATTGCAAGACCTTCTAAGTCAAACGCACGCCTTTCTGTAACATCTGAAATTGGATTCACGTCCATGATGGGACACGATTGGCCCCATAACAAAAGGGGAATCAAGGGGAAATTGCAAGTGAACTCTTCATCTAGTTTAAAAGCGGGGAAGCGACTATATCTTAACGATATGGCAATGGAAGGATTCTCTTTGGGACAATCAAACTCCGAGAAGTCCATAATTGAGAAACTATCTAGCAGAAAATGGAGAAAAGTGATCCCCTTCACGGAGTTACCATCAAGTCTTCCTGTAGCTAAGCTCCTTCTGGACAACATCGAGGTGTCAATGGCGCTTGATGAAACATTGAAACAGGGCGTTGATGTTGCAATAAACATAGTTCAGGAAATCCGAACACAGATCCCCcctgaaatgtttgaattgacAAATATAGTGTGTGGTACATATGTCGACTCGAGGATGCTCGTCCTCCGTGGTGTAAATGGCTCAGCACTAATATTTACAAGGTCATGTGTAAATGAAGAGTTGTAA